A region of Epinephelus fuscoguttatus linkage group LG1, E.fuscoguttatus.final_Chr_v1 DNA encodes the following proteins:
- the golga7 gene encoding golgin subfamily A member 7 isoform X1, whose protein sequence is MAETHSLQDLQQPAVSSKVFVQRDYSSGTISKFQTKFPPELESRLDKQQFEETIQTLNNLYAEAEKLGGKSYLEGCLACLTAYTIFLCMETHYEKVLKKIARYIKDQNEKIYAPRGLLLTDPIERGLRVVEITIFEDRSIGSGR, encoded by the exons ATGGCTGAG ACCCACAGCTTACAGGACCTCCAGCAGCCAGCTGTCTCCTCCAAGGTGTTTGTCCAGAGAGACTACAGCTCAGGAACCATCTCCAAGTTTCAGACCAAGTTCCCCCCTGAACTTGAGTCAAGG CTTGATAAGCAGCAGTTTGAGGAAACCATCCAGACTCTGAACAACCTGTATGCAGAGGCAGAGAAACTAGGAGGGAAGTCTTATTTGGAGGGCTGCCTGGCGTGTCTAACTGCCTATACAATATTCCTCTGTATGGAGACGCACTATGAAAAG GTGTTAAAGAAGATTGCAAGGTACATTAAGGACCAGAACGAGAAGATATATGCTCCCAGGGGGTTGCTGTTGACTGACCCCATAGAGAGAGGCCTCAGAGTT GTTGAAATTACCATCTTTGAAGACAGAAGTATTGGATCTGGAAGATAA
- the golga7 gene encoding golgin subfamily A member 7 isoform X2, giving the protein MIKAKIAILPSGVDGLAHTHSLQDLQQPAVSSKVFVQRDYSSGTISKFQTKFPPELESRLDKQQFEETIQTLNNLYAEAEKLGGKSYLEGCLACLTAYTIFLCMETHYEKVLKKIARYIKDQNEKIYAPRGLLLTDPIERGLRVVEITIFEDRSIGSGR; this is encoded by the exons ATGATAAAGGCTAAAATTGCCATACTTCCCAGCGGCGTTGATGGGTTAGCACAC ACCCACAGCTTACAGGACCTCCAGCAGCCAGCTGTCTCCTCCAAGGTGTTTGTCCAGAGAGACTACAGCTCAGGAACCATCTCCAAGTTTCAGACCAAGTTCCCCCCTGAACTTGAGTCAAGG CTTGATAAGCAGCAGTTTGAGGAAACCATCCAGACTCTGAACAACCTGTATGCAGAGGCAGAGAAACTAGGAGGGAAGTCTTATTTGGAGGGCTGCCTGGCGTGTCTAACTGCCTATACAATATTCCTCTGTATGGAGACGCACTATGAAAAG GTGTTAAAGAAGATTGCAAGGTACATTAAGGACCAGAACGAGAAGATATATGCTCCCAGGGGGTTGCTGTTGACTGACCCCATAGAGAGAGGCCTCAGAGTT GTTGAAATTACCATCTTTGAAGACAGAAGTATTGGATCTGGAAGATAA